From a region of the Bradyrhizobium sp. KBS0727 genome:
- a CDS encoding MFS transporter, protein MNKPVTVSEEALAAPVLVPDVAPGLAAKAAAAGPAYIVLAGISFSHFLNDTMQSLIASVYPILKHAYALDYGQIGMITLAFQFTASLLQPLVGHFTDKKAQPFSLSIGMGFTFVGLLLLSIAGTYGIILIAASLVGLGSAVFHPESARIARLASGGRYGFAQSIFQLGGSFGTSMGPVLAALIVVPFGQPSIAWFSSIAFLAIVILWRIGVWYKPQIATKKSAVVERHPDAPDSRRVRIALVVLVALLFSKQLYVSSLSSYYIFYLIDKFGISTQAAQLYLFIFLAANAAGAFFGGPLGDRYGRKYIIWFSILGALPFTLALPYAGLFGSAVLSVIIGLILSSATSSIIVFAQELMPHRFGMISGVFFGVAFGIGGLGAAVLGKLADHTGIAFVYHVCAILPALGLLAVFLPKMPRYAR, encoded by the coding sequence TTGAACAAGCCCGTCACCGTCTCCGAGGAAGCGCTGGCAGCTCCCGTGCTCGTGCCGGATGTTGCGCCGGGTTTGGCGGCCAAGGCGGCCGCGGCGGGACCGGCCTATATCGTGCTGGCCGGAATCAGCTTCTCGCATTTCCTCAACGACACGATGCAGTCGCTGATTGCCTCGGTCTATCCGATCCTGAAGCACGCCTACGCGCTGGACTACGGGCAGATCGGCATGATCACGCTGGCGTTCCAGTTTACGGCGTCGCTGCTGCAGCCGCTGGTCGGGCATTTCACCGACAAGAAGGCGCAGCCGTTTTCGCTATCGATCGGCATGGGCTTCACCTTCGTCGGCTTGCTGCTGCTCAGCATCGCCGGCACTTACGGCATCATCCTGATCGCTGCCTCGCTGGTCGGATTGGGCTCGGCGGTGTTTCATCCGGAATCGGCGCGGATCGCGCGCCTCGCCTCGGGCGGGCGCTACGGTTTCGCGCAGTCGATATTTCAGCTCGGCGGCAGCTTCGGAACCTCAATGGGCCCGGTGCTGGCGGCGCTGATCGTGGTGCCGTTCGGCCAGCCCAGCATCGCCTGGTTTTCCTCGATCGCATTTCTGGCGATCGTGATCCTGTGGCGGATCGGGGTCTGGTACAAGCCGCAGATCGCCACCAAAAAATCCGCCGTGGTCGAACGCCATCCGGATGCCCCGGACTCCCGCCGCGTCAGGATCGCGCTGGTGGTGCTGGTCGCGCTGCTGTTTTCCAAGCAGCTCTACGTCTCCAGCCTGTCGAGCTATTACATCTTCTATCTGATCGACAAGTTCGGAATCTCGACCCAGGCTGCCCAGCTCTACCTGTTCATCTTCCTTGCCGCCAACGCGGCCGGTGCTTTCTTCGGCGGCCCGCTCGGCGATCGCTATGGCCGCAAATACATCATCTGGTTCTCGATCCTCGGCGCGCTGCCGTTCACGCTGGCGCTGCCCTATGCCGGCCTGTTCGGTTCGGCCGTGCTGAGCGTGATCATCGGCCTGATCCTGTCGTCGGCGACGTCGTCGATCATCGTATTCGCGCAGGAACTGATGCCGCACCGCTTCGGGATGATTTCGGGCGTGTTCTTCGGCGTCGCCTTCGGGATCGGCGGACTAGGTGCTGCGGTGCTCGGCAAGCTCGCCGATCACACCGGCATCGCGTTCGTGTATCACGTCTGCGCCATCCTGCCGGCGCTCGGGCTGCTCGCGGTGTTCCTGCCGAAGATGCCGCGCTACGCGCGCTGA
- a CDS encoding outer membrane protein has translation MRSVKLIIAAGAATLLSQAAFAADMAIAPPPQMYAPPPVVEDFGGWYLRGDIGFSNQKVRAVTPSFVDPGITVASTQGLGFDSAGIFGLGAGYRVNNWFRADVTGEYRGSANMHGLDIVAFNGVAGFTDEYRASKSEWLVLANAYVDLGTWWCVTPFIGAGVGASRNTISNFLDVNTPNAGVAFAPTASKWDLAWAVHAGLAYKVTPNLTLELAYRYVDLGSGVTGALTDFTGFTRGRTMQFKDITSNDLKFGVRWNFDNPQPVYQPPLIRKG, from the coding sequence ATGCGTAGCGTTAAGTTGATCATCGCCGCCGGAGCGGCCACGTTATTGTCCCAGGCTGCGTTTGCAGCAGACATGGCGATTGCGCCGCCCCCGCAGATGTATGCACCGCCCCCCGTGGTCGAGGATTTCGGCGGCTGGTACCTGCGCGGCGACATCGGCTTCAGCAATCAAAAGGTCCGCGCTGTTACCCCGAGCTTTGTCGATCCAGGGATCACCGTAGCTTCGACGCAGGGCCTTGGCTTCGACAGCGCCGGAATCTTCGGTCTCGGCGCCGGTTACCGGGTGAATAATTGGTTCCGCGCTGATGTGACCGGCGAATATCGCGGCAGTGCCAACATGCATGGTCTCGACATCGTCGCCTTCAACGGTGTTGCGGGCTTTACCGACGAATATCGGGCCAGCAAATCCGAATGGCTGGTCCTTGCCAACGCGTATGTCGACCTCGGTACCTGGTGGTGCGTGACCCCGTTCATTGGCGCTGGCGTCGGCGCGTCGCGGAATACGATTTCGAACTTCCTCGACGTCAACACACCGAACGCAGGCGTCGCCTTTGCGCCGACCGCTTCGAAATGGGATCTCGCCTGGGCGGTACATGCTGGCCTGGCCTACAAGGTCACCCCGAACCTCACGCTCGAACTCGCCTACCGTTACGTGGATCTCGGAAGCGGCGTTACCGGCGCGCTCACTGACTTCACCGGTTTTACACGCGGCCGGACCATGCAGTTCAAGGATATTACGTCAAACGACCTGAAGTTCGGCGTGCGCTGGAATTTCGACAATCCGCAGCCGGTCTATCAACCGCCGCTGATTCGCAAAGGTTAA
- a CDS encoding outer membrane protein: MRLILLAAMMCGVAAGAQAADLPDLPILRGAVTDGLSTSNVNWQGFYVGGQAGYGSSDENFTGSNANMLAALLDHNVIQQMQVSNWNLGLGKQSSRSSGYGGFVGYNWQWTDVVIGLEGSYLHGTFGGTAHASRELVSGTALTDGLFHDVAVDSSASISVSDMATLRARAAYVWGCFLPYAFGGIALGNADISRSVVVRDAVSNTIAGPFVPLATLTATNVQHNHLVYGYSAGLGVDVNLVGGLFMRAEWEYVRFTSSVDTSINTVRAGLGYKF, translated from the coding sequence ATGCGTTTGATTTTGCTGGCAGCGATGATGTGCGGCGTTGCGGCGGGTGCGCAGGCCGCCGATCTTCCCGATCTGCCGATTCTCCGCGGCGCCGTCACCGACGGACTCTCCACCAGCAATGTGAACTGGCAGGGCTTCTATGTCGGCGGCCAGGCGGGTTATGGATCGTCGGACGAGAATTTCACCGGCTCGAACGCGAACATGCTCGCGGCCTTGCTTGACCACAACGTCATCCAGCAGATGCAGGTTTCGAATTGGAACCTCGGCCTCGGAAAGCAATCGTCGCGCTCGTCGGGCTATGGCGGATTCGTAGGTTACAACTGGCAATGGACCGACGTCGTCATTGGTCTTGAAGGAAGCTATCTGCACGGCACGTTCGGGGGCACGGCTCACGCGTCGAGGGAGCTCGTGAGCGGCACCGCATTGACCGACGGTCTGTTCCACGACGTTGCGGTCGATTCATCGGCGTCGATTTCGGTTTCGGACATGGCGACGCTCCGGGCGCGCGCGGCCTATGTGTGGGGCTGCTTCCTGCCTTATGCGTTCGGCGGAATTGCGCTCGGCAATGCCGACATATCGCGCAGCGTCGTGGTCCGTGACGCCGTCAGCAACACGATCGCCGGGCCGTTCGTTCCGCTGGCAACATTGACCGCGACGAATGTCCAGCACAACCACCTCGTCTACGGCTACTCGGCAGGCCTTGGCGTCGACGTCAATCTGGTCGGCGGCCTCTTCATGCGTGCGGAATGGGAATATGTCCGGTTCACATCGTCGGTAGACACCAGCATCAATACCGTTCGCGCGGGCCTCGGCTACAAGTTCTAA
- a CDS encoding glutathione S-transferase family protein, with protein MKIYGDINSGNCLKVKWVCDRLALPYVWVAIDTLKQETRTPEFLKLNDAGQVPTVAFDDGRTLAQSNAIIRHLARGSDLIPADAFAQAKMDEWLFWEQYSHEPYIAVCRFHMFYLGKPASDLDPDKVKRGYAALARMEHQLAITPFLVGNAVSLADVSLLAYTRVAHEGGFDLGFYPAVRRWIGETERFLGLPPAR; from the coding sequence ATGAAAATCTACGGCGATATCAATTCAGGCAATTGCCTGAAGGTGAAATGGGTGTGCGATCGCCTCGCGTTGCCCTACGTCTGGGTGGCGATCGATACGCTCAAACAGGAAACCCGGACGCCGGAATTTCTCAAGCTCAACGACGCCGGCCAGGTGCCTACAGTCGCGTTCGACGACGGCCGGACGCTGGCACAATCCAACGCCATCATCCGTCATCTCGCCCGCGGCAGCGACCTCATTCCCGCCGATGCCTTCGCGCAGGCCAAGATGGACGAATGGCTGTTCTGGGAACAGTACAGCCACGAGCCCTATATCGCGGTGTGCCGCTTCCACATGTTCTATCTAGGCAAGCCGGCCTCTGATCTCGATCCCGACAAGGTCAAGCGCGGCTACGCTGCGCTGGCGCGGATGGAGCACCAACTCGCGATCACGCCGTTTCTGGTCGGTAACGCCGTCTCGCTCGCCGATGTTTCGTTGTTGGCCTATACGCGCGTGGCGCATGAAGGCGGCTTCGATCTCGGCTTCTATCCTGCCGTGCGTCGCTGGATCGGCGAGACCGAGAGATTTCTCGGCCTGCCGCCGGCGCGTTGA
- a CDS encoding GNAT family N-acetyltransferase, with amino-acid sequence MAAISNVTIRRVRREDVAVIVGMLADDPLGGARERIEDPLPASYFKAFEAVERDPNIQLVVAEDGEGAVVGCLQLCILPGLSSQGASRGLIEDVRVASHCRSRGIGEQLVQWAVAEARGKGCKLVELLTHQTRIDAQRFYERLGFARSHVGMTVRF; translated from the coding sequence ATGGCTGCCATTTCGAACGTCACCATCCGCCGCGTCCGTCGCGAGGACGTCGCCGTCATTGTCGGCATGCTGGCGGACGATCCGCTCGGCGGCGCCCGCGAGCGGATCGAGGATCCGCTGCCGGCATCCTATTTCAAGGCGTTCGAGGCCGTCGAACGCGATCCGAACATCCAGCTCGTGGTCGCCGAGGACGGCGAGGGCGCTGTGGTCGGCTGTCTTCAATTGTGCATCCTGCCGGGGCTGAGTTCGCAGGGCGCCTCGCGCGGCCTGATCGAGGATGTCCGCGTCGCCAGCCATTGCCGCAGCCGCGGCATCGGCGAGCAGTTGGTGCAATGGGCGGTGGCGGAAGCGCGCGGCAAAGGCTGCAAGCTGGTCGAGTTGCTGACGCACCAAACCCGGATCGATGCGCAGCGGTTCTATGAACGGCTCGGCTTTGCGCGCAGCCATGTCGGCATGACGGTCCGATTTTGA